A window from Acidimicrobiia bacterium encodes these proteins:
- a CDS encoding molybdopterin molybdotransferase MoeA, with amino-acid sequence MSALVPLEEVREHILSSVPELPVVRVPLEEAGGHATAQRVDCAESVPPFDNSAMDGYAVRAADTAGATDVAPAVLHVVADLPAGHAPTADVGPGEAVRIMTGAVVPDGADAVVMVESTESSGDSVAVKVAAAVGDHVRRAGGDLTPGDRVLEVGTTLGPAHVGVLASIGHTTVSVRRAPRVGVLSTGDELVDPARAGELVAGQIRDANRPMLLEVLRAAGAVPVDLGIARDDEDLIVDILGRALGDPVATPGSPGGCDAVLTSGGVSVGDYDYVKAALERLGSLSSYRVAIKPAKPLAYGSVNGRPVFGLPGNPVSSLVSFELFARPALLQMAGHRKRFRPQVEAVAEEDMRRRSDGKVHFDRVAVTVTDGRYRARRTGSQSSNVLSATAAADGLAVLPDGEGVESGRNVRVMLLHAPADH; translated from the coding sequence ATGAGCGCGCTGGTCCCGCTGGAGGAGGTTCGGGAACACATCCTCTCCTCGGTTCCGGAGCTCCCGGTGGTGCGCGTACCGCTCGAGGAGGCCGGCGGTCACGCCACCGCACAGCGGGTGGACTGCGCCGAGTCGGTGCCGCCCTTCGACAACTCGGCGATGGACGGCTACGCCGTACGGGCCGCCGACACGGCCGGTGCGACCGACGTCGCCCCGGCGGTGCTGCACGTCGTCGCCGACCTCCCGGCCGGCCACGCCCCCACAGCGGACGTCGGTCCGGGTGAGGCGGTACGGATCATGACGGGCGCGGTCGTGCCCGACGGTGCGGACGCCGTCGTGATGGTCGAGTCGACCGAGTCGTCGGGTGACAGCGTGGCCGTGAAGGTTGCGGCCGCGGTCGGTGACCACGTCCGGCGCGCGGGCGGCGACCTGACCCCGGGTGATCGGGTGCTCGAGGTCGGAACGACGCTCGGGCCGGCGCACGTCGGCGTACTGGCGTCGATCGGGCACACGACCGTGTCGGTTCGGCGCGCCCCGCGCGTCGGCGTTCTCTCCACGGGCGACGAGCTCGTCGATCCCGCCCGGGCCGGGGAGCTCGTCGCGGGTCAGATCCGCGACGCCAACCGGCCGATGCTCCTCGAAGTTCTCCGGGCAGCGGGCGCCGTTCCCGTCGATCTCGGGATCGCGCGCGACGACGAAGACCTGATCGTCGACATCCTCGGTCGCGCGCTCGGGGACCCCGTCGCCACTCCCGGGAGCCCCGGTGGCTGCGACGCCGTGCTCACGAGCGGTGGCGTGTCGGTGGGCGACTACGACTACGTCAAGGCCGCCCTCGAGCGACTGGGATCGCTGTCGAGCTACCGGGTGGCCATCAAGCCGGCGAAGCCGCTCGCCTACGGCTCGGTGAACGGGCGACCGGTGTTCGGCCTCCCCGGCAACCCGGTGTCGTCGCTCGTGAGCTTCGAGTTGTTCGCCCGCCCGGCGCTGCTCCAGATGGCCGGCCACAGGAAGCGGTTCCGCCCGCAGGTGGAGGCCGTCGCCGAGGAGGACATGCGTCGGCGTTCCGACGGAAAGGTACACTTCGACCGGGTTGCAGTGACCGTGACGGACGGGCGGTACCGCGCACGGCGCACGGGCTCGCAGTCGAGCAACGTCCTGTCGGCGACCGCAGCGGCCGACGGTCTCGCTGTTCTCCCCGACGGTGAGGGCGTGGAGTCCGGTCGGAACGTCCGAGTCATGCTGCTGCACGCCCCGGCGGACCATTGA
- a CDS encoding ribbon-helix-helix protein, CopG family — protein MRVHISLDDDLLAQLDERVTARHRSRFIAEAVRRALDDARRWDLIESSLGVVGDTGHDWDDDAAAWVHNERRADDDRVG, from the coding sequence ATGAGAGTGCACATAAGCCTCGACGACGATCTGCTCGCGCAACTCGACGAGCGGGTGACCGCGCGACATCGAAGCCGCTTCATCGCCGAGGCCGTCCGGCGGGCGCTCGACGACGCCCGGAGGTGGGACCTCATCGAGTCGTCGCTCGGCGTCGTGGGCGACACGGGTCACGACTGGGACGACGATGCCGCAGCGTGGGTCCACAATGAGCGCCGGGCCGATGACGACCGTGTCGGCTGA
- the galU gene encoding UTP--glucose-1-phosphate uridylyltransferase GalU, which translates to MSAVRKAVIPAAGLGTRFLPATKAIPKEMLPVVDRPSIQYVVEEAVAAGLDDILIITGRAKSSLEDHFDRLPELEAHLADAGKDDRLTEVVDLAHLARVHFVRQQEPLGLGHAVSVARDHVGDEPFAVLLGDDFMVDGGELLRSMIEVYERFGRSCLALLEVTPEEISAYGAATPEPVEDGLVRVHATVEKPAPADAPSNLAVIGHYVFTPAVFDALERINPGVGGEFQLTDAIDLLCRDEEVYGRVFSGGRYDIGRPVEFLRANIELALERPEYAEGVAEFLTEIVRERGLG; encoded by the coding sequence GTGAGCGCCGTCCGCAAGGCCGTCATCCCGGCGGCGGGGCTCGGCACGCGTTTCCTGCCCGCCACGAAGGCGATCCCCAAGGAGATGCTCCCGGTCGTCGACCGACCGAGCATCCAGTACGTCGTGGAGGAGGCCGTCGCCGCAGGCCTCGACGACATCCTCATCATCACGGGCCGCGCCAAGAGCTCTCTCGAGGACCACTTCGACCGCCTGCCCGAGCTGGAGGCTCACCTCGCCGACGCGGGCAAGGACGACCGTCTCACCGAGGTCGTGGATCTGGCACATCTCGCACGTGTGCACTTCGTGCGCCAGCAGGAGCCCCTGGGGCTCGGCCACGCCGTGTCGGTCGCGCGCGACCACGTGGGCGACGAGCCGTTCGCCGTTCTCCTCGGCGACGACTTCATGGTCGACGGGGGAGAGCTGCTGAGGTCCATGATCGAGGTGTACGAGCGCTTCGGGAGGAGCTGCCTCGCGCTCCTGGAGGTCACACCCGAGGAGATCTCGGCCTACGGCGCGGCGACGCCCGAGCCGGTCGAGGACGGCCTCGTGCGTGTCCACGCCACGGTGGAGAAGCCCGCCCCCGCCGATGCTCCGTCGAATCTCGCAGTGATCGGCCACTACGTCTTCACCCCCGCCGTCTTCGACGCCTTGGAGCGGATCAACCCCGGCGTGGGCGGGGAGTTCCAGCTCACCGACGCCATCGACCTGCTCTGCAGGGACGAGGAGGTCTACGGCCGGGTCTTCTCGGGCGGCCGCTACGACATCGGGCGTCCCGTCGAGTTCCTACGCGCCAACATCGAGTTGGCGCTGGAACGACCCGAGTACGCGGAAGGCGTGGCGGAGTTCCTGACCGAAATCGTGCGGGAGCGTGGCCTCGGATGA
- a CDS encoding nitroreductase family deazaflavin-dependent oxidoreductase, whose protein sequence is MPSLTGRLANLTSRYLPALGRYGTKRHIRRFRESKGTRGNSFRGMPVFLLDVVGRTSGEPRPVMLMLARRGDDLIVVGSNGGNPEAPNWYRNLMAAGAAHVEVNGDRWAVTARLLEEGPEREECWDLAVAAYPDFASYQELTDRRLPVVVLERDTT, encoded by the coding sequence ATGCCCTCACTCACCGGTCGACTGGCGAACCTCACGAGCCGATACCTGCCCGCGCTCGGGCGCTACGGCACGAAGCGCCACATCAGGAGATTCCGCGAGAGCAAGGGCACCAGGGGGAACTCCTTCCGGGGCATGCCGGTCTTTCTTCTCGACGTCGTCGGACGCACGAGCGGTGAGCCCCGCCCTGTGATGCTGATGCTCGCCCGGCGCGGCGACGATCTCATCGTGGTCGGGTCCAACGGCGGCAACCCCGAAGCCCCCAACTGGTACCGGAACCTCATGGCGGCGGGCGCTGCCCACGTAGAGGTGAACGGCGACCGGTGGGCCGTGACGGCTCGTCTCCTCGAGGAAGGCCCCGAGCGCGAGGAGTGCTGGGATCTCGCCGTGGCGGCGTATCCCGATTTCGCGTCCTACCAGGAACTCACCGATCGGCGTCTCCCCGTCGTCGTGCTGGAACGCGACACGACCTGA
- the moaC gene encoding cyclic pyranopterin monophosphate synthase MoaC, whose translation MTSSDFTHLDPTGRARMVDVTAKDSTHRRAIARCRVSMTSDTASKIASGAITKGDVLAVARVAGIQAAKQTSNLLPLCHPLLVGSVYVNFRIEDASVEVEAQVDTVDRTGVEMEALTACSVAALTIYDMCKSLDRSMSVDDLALWEKTGGRSGTWRREPDFDALES comes from the coding sequence ATGACGAGCTCCGATTTCACGCATCTCGATCCCACGGGCCGTGCCCGGATGGTCGACGTCACGGCGAAGGACTCCACCCACCGACGCGCCATCGCGCGGTGCCGGGTCTCCATGACGTCCGACACGGCGTCGAAGATCGCCTCGGGGGCGATCACCAAGGGCGACGTCCTGGCGGTCGCGCGGGTGGCGGGGATCCAGGCTGCCAAGCAGACGTCCAACCTGCTGCCGTTGTGCCACCCGCTGCTCGTCGGTTCCGTGTACGTCAATTTCCGGATCGAAGACGCCTCGGTCGAGGTCGAGGCGCAGGTCGACACCGTCGACCGCACCGGGGTCGAGATGGAGGCCCTCACCGCGTGCTCGGTGGCGGCTCTCACGATCTACGACATGTGCAAGTCGCTCGACCGTTCCATGTCGGTCGACGATCTGGCGTTGTGGGAGAAGACGGGCGGCCGCAGCGGTACGTGGCGCCGCGAGCCCGATTTCGACGCTCTGGAGTCGTGA
- the serC gene encoding phosphoserine transaminase, with protein sequence MAAAGPTPDIVIPAHRLPVDGRFGSGPSKVRTEAVAALSVAAPGYLGTSHRKEGVRSVVRRVREGLAELLGLPAGYEVLLGNGGSTAFWDAAAYGLIEERSQHLCFGEFSSKFAAVVEGAPHLGEPQRIDAEPGTHPEAVADSAIDVYALTQNETSTGVAMPITRPERSEGLVLVDATSAAGGMHIDPAEFDAYYFAPQKCLASDGGLWLAACSPAAVGRIEQIGAADRWQPPSLSLPIALENSRRDQTYNTPALATVFLLAEQIGWMLDNGGLDWAAERAATSSGILYSWAEAHRDATPFVGDPAGRSPVTVTIDFDERIDAADLAAVLRANGILDTEPYRKLGRNQLRIACYPAVDPADVEALTACLDFVVDRLG encoded by the coding sequence ATGGCAGCAGCCGGCCCCACCCCCGACATCGTCATCCCCGCCCACCGCCTCCCTGTCGACGGCCGGTTCGGATCCGGGCCGTCCAAGGTCCGCACCGAGGCCGTCGCCGCACTCTCGGTCGCGGCGCCCGGATACCTCGGGACGAGCCACCGCAAGGAGGGCGTCCGGTCGGTGGTGCGACGGGTCCGTGAGGGCCTCGCCGAGCTCCTGGGTCTCCCCGCCGGCTACGAGGTGCTCCTCGGCAACGGCGGGTCGACCGCCTTCTGGGATGCAGCGGCGTACGGCCTCATCGAGGAGCGCAGCCAGCACCTGTGCTTCGGCGAGTTCTCCTCGAAGTTCGCCGCCGTCGTCGAGGGCGCGCCGCACCTCGGTGAGCCACAGCGGATCGACGCCGAGCCCGGCACCCACCCCGAAGCCGTCGCCGACAGTGCGATCGACGTCTACGCGCTCACGCAGAACGAGACATCCACGGGCGTCGCGATGCCGATTACACGACCGGAGCGAAGCGAGGGCCTCGTGCTCGTGGATGCGACGTCGGCGGCGGGCGGCATGCACATCGACCCGGCAGAGTTCGACGCCTACTACTTCGCGCCCCAGAAGTGCCTCGCGTCCGACGGCGGGTTGTGGCTCGCGGCCTGCTCACCAGCGGCCGTGGGCCGTATCGAGCAGATCGGCGCCGCCGACCGCTGGCAGCCTCCGTCGCTGAGCCTGCCGATCGCCCTCGAGAACTCCCGTCGCGACCAGACGTACAACACGCCGGCACTCGCCACCGTGTTCCTCCTGGCGGAGCAGATCGGGTGGATGCTCGACAACGGTGGCCTCGACTGGGCGGCGGAACGCGCGGCCACCTCGTCGGGGATCCTCTACTCCTGGGCCGAGGCGCACCGCGACGCCACGCCGTTCGTGGGGGATCCCGCCGGCCGGAGCCCTGTGACGGTCACGATCGACTTCGACGAGCGGATCGACGCGGCCGACCTCGCCGCGGTGCTGCGGGCCAACGGGATCCTCGACACCGAGCCCTACCGGAAGCTGGGCCGCAACCAGCTGCGGATCGCCTGCTACCCGGCCGTCGACCCCGCAGATGTGGAGGCCCTCACCGCATGCCTCGACTTCGTGGTCGACCGCCTCGGGTAG
- a CDS encoding wax ester/triacylglycerol synthase family O-acyltransferase produces the protein MSAEHFERHMSDADALLWNIEADPILRSTIVTVMTLDRAPDWERLVRKIDRGTRLIPRLRQRVVDAPFKVGPPHWSADPHFELDYHLRRVRAPEPADRETLFEMVRPIAMADFDRSRPLWEFTLIEGLEGGRAAMAVKVHHSITDGVGGIRLAMMLFDLERDPEHVEPMPPVPVTDDEGLVDRFWEWVAINNHRLFDLTGEVFAATSSGVRRAVTDPVGAAAQAVNTVGSYVRMMQPATTPMSPIMRGRSLGRHLNAFEFPLDDFKRAAKDVGGTLNDAFVAGIGLGLERYHRDHGVDVEDLRLLLPINLRQDDSAGGNHFTPARFPLPVGLRNRDRLIVRVGELVEQWRNEPAVAASERLASVLNRLPAAATTVLFGSMLKGADFVASNVPGVTFDVYLAGSRLERNYAFAPLSGTGAAITLMSHRDTCCIGIASDDASVPDPAHFAECIRSGLAEVLEPTRPDGPVGPQDDG, from the coding sequence ATGAGCGCGGAGCACTTCGAGCGCCACATGAGCGACGCCGACGCGCTGTTGTGGAACATCGAGGCCGACCCGATCCTGCGTTCCACGATCGTGACGGTGATGACGCTCGACCGGGCCCCCGACTGGGAGCGACTGGTCCGGAAGATCGACCGCGGCACCCGGCTCATCCCCCGTCTCCGCCAGCGGGTGGTCGACGCCCCCTTCAAGGTCGGACCGCCCCACTGGTCGGCCGACCCACACTTCGAGCTCGACTACCACCTCCGACGTGTGCGTGCCCCCGAGCCGGCCGACCGCGAGACGCTCTTCGAGATGGTCCGGCCCATCGCGATGGCCGACTTCGACCGGTCCCGACCGCTCTGGGAGTTCACCCTCATCGAGGGTCTCGAGGGCGGCCGCGCCGCCATGGCGGTCAAGGTCCACCACTCCATCACCGACGGTGTCGGGGGCATCCGCCTCGCGATGATGTTGTTCGACCTCGAACGTGACCCCGAGCACGTCGAGCCGATGCCCCCGGTGCCGGTCACCGACGACGAAGGTCTCGTCGACCGCTTCTGGGAGTGGGTCGCGATCAACAACCACCGTCTGTTCGACCTCACGGGCGAGGTGTTCGCAGCCACCAGCTCGGGGGTCCGCAGGGCCGTCACCGACCCCGTCGGTGCCGCGGCTCAGGCCGTGAACACCGTGGGCTCCTACGTCCGCATGATGCAGCCCGCCACCACACCGATGTCGCCGATCATGCGCGGCAGGTCGCTCGGTCGCCACCTCAACGCCTTCGAGTTCCCGCTCGACGACTTCAAGCGCGCGGCCAAGGATGTCGGCGGAACGCTCAACGACGCCTTCGTGGCCGGGATCGGCCTGGGTCTCGAGCGCTACCACCGCGACCACGGCGTCGACGTCGAGGACCTCCGCCTTCTCCTCCCGATCAACCTCCGCCAGGACGACTCGGCGGGAGGCAACCATTTCACGCCGGCCCGTTTCCCTCTTCCCGTGGGCCTGCGCAACCGCGATCGCCTGATCGTCCGGGTGGGTGAGCTCGTCGAGCAGTGGCGCAACGAACCGGCCGTGGCCGCGTCGGAGCGGCTGGCCTCCGTGCTCAACCGGCTCCCCGCCGCCGCCACGACCGTTCTGTTCGGGTCGATGCTCAAGGGCGCCGACTTCGTGGCGAGCAACGTTCCGGGGGTCACCTTCGACGTCTACCTCGCCGGGTCCCGCCTCGAGCGAAACTACGCCTTCGCACCCCTGTCGGGAACCGGCGCCGCGATCACGCTCATGTCGCACCGCGACACGTGCTGCATCGGAATCGCCTCCGACGACGCATCGGTTCCGGACCCGGCCCATTTCGCCGAGTGCATTCGCAGCGGTCTGGCCGAGGTCCTCGAGCCCACTCGCCCGGACGGGCCCGTCGGCCCGCAGGACGACGGGTAG
- the moaA gene encoding GTP 3',8-cyclase MoaA produces the protein MSSSPDPTAPSPTPLIDGFGRRVRDLRISITDRCNFRCTYCMPEEGLEWLERDELLTYEEQARVARVCVERYGFDALRITGGEPTVRAHLPRLIELLAPLGADVAVTTNGVKLVDLAGPLAAAGLTRINVSLDSLDRSTFKELTRRDDLDRVLAGIDAAVRAGLEPVKINCVVIRGVNDHEIVDLAAFGRERGVSVRYIEFMPLDATGDWTGDSVVPSSEVLDRIDAVFPLERSTPTVDGERGDEPASRYRYRDGAGDVGVISSVTKPFCDRCDRVRVTAEGRFRTCLFALDEHDLRPVLRGGGTSSAVDDGIAAIIESAVATKWAGHRIGRVDFVRPDRSMSQIGG, from the coding sequence GTGTCTTCGTCTCCTGATCCGACCGCTCCGTCACCGACCCCTCTGATCGACGGTTTCGGCCGCCGGGTCCGCGATCTGCGGATCTCCATCACCGACCGGTGCAACTTCCGGTGCACCTACTGCATGCCCGAGGAGGGCCTCGAGTGGCTCGAACGCGACGAGCTGCTCACCTACGAGGAGCAGGCGCGTGTCGCGCGGGTGTGCGTCGAACGCTACGGCTTCGACGCCTTGCGGATCACCGGTGGAGAGCCCACGGTGCGGGCGCACCTCCCGCGGCTCATCGAGCTGCTCGCACCCCTCGGCGCCGATGTCGCCGTCACGACCAATGGCGTCAAGCTCGTCGACCTGGCGGGCCCACTCGCCGCGGCGGGGCTCACGCGCATCAACGTGTCGCTCGACTCGCTCGACCGTTCCACGTTCAAGGAACTCACCCGCCGGGACGACCTCGACCGGGTTCTGGCGGGCATCGACGCGGCCGTCCGGGCGGGGCTCGAACCCGTCAAGATCAACTGCGTGGTGATCCGCGGCGTCAACGACCACGAGATCGTCGACCTCGCGGCCTTCGGGCGCGAACGTGGCGTCAGCGTGCGCTACATCGAGTTCATGCCGCTCGACGCCACGGGCGACTGGACCGGCGATTCGGTGGTCCCGAGTTCGGAGGTGCTGGACCGGATCGACGCCGTCTTCCCCCTCGAACGGTCGACGCCCACTGTCGACGGTGAACGCGGCGACGAGCCCGCCTCCCGCTACCGCTACCGTGACGGCGCCGGTGACGTGGGTGTGATCTCGAGTGTCACGAAACCGTTCTGCGACCGGTGCGACCGCGTGCGCGTCACGGCGGAGGGTCGCTTCCGCACGTGCCTGTTCGCACTCGACGAGCACGACCTCCGTCCGGTGCTCCGCGGCGGTGGGACCTCGAGCGCCGTCGACGACGGAATCGCGGCGATCATCGAGAGCGCCGTCGCGACGAAGTGGGCGGGTCACCGCATCGGCCGGGTCGACTTCGTGCGCCCCGACCGCTCGATGAGTCAGATCGGCGGCTGA
- a CDS encoding acyl-CoA dehydrogenase family protein, whose amino-acid sequence MGSTGTTHEVTNQPPPLEGHDVFGTDVALVEAVAREAPGRSTDGLTSLGRLAGSAEAQRWGEQANESPPVLRSHDRFGHRLDRVDYHPAYHDLMRTAVAYGLHAVPWADTSPGSHVERAAKMIVWSQVDAGHTCPISMTYSVVPPLRQTPDLAAEWEPKLATREYDPEPAPLADKAGVTCGMAMTEKQGGSDLRSNTTRAEPCGDGSFALTGHKWFCSAPMSDAFLVLAQAPGGLSCFLLPRVLPDGESNVFRIQRLKDKLGDRSNASSEVEFDRSVAWPVGEEGRGIATIIEMVNRTRLDCSLGSAAIMRHGTTRAIHHARHREAFGALLADQPLMSEVLADLALESEAATAAALRLAGAYDRGGISTDTDGGDDRELVLARVATPVVKYWVCKRAPSHAAEALECLGGNGYVEESGMPRSYRQSPVNGVWEGSGNVMCLDVLRAIRRSPDSVEVFRKELEAAAGTDEHYDEAIATASDGFDAVADGTLPESSARRLVEQLAVCFQASLLIRHAPAFVSDAFCASRLGGGGVAFGTLPAGVDSAAIVDRASPSGTFGD is encoded by the coding sequence GTGGGATCCACGGGCACCACGCACGAGGTCACGAACCAGCCACCACCGCTCGAGGGCCACGACGTCTTCGGAACCGATGTAGCTCTGGTCGAAGCGGTCGCCCGTGAGGCGCCGGGCCGCTCCACCGACGGCCTGACGTCGCTCGGACGACTCGCCGGCAGCGCCGAGGCGCAACGCTGGGGCGAGCAGGCCAACGAGTCGCCCCCCGTTCTGCGTTCCCACGACCGGTTCGGGCACCGGCTCGACAGGGTCGACTACCACCCCGCCTACCACGACCTCATGCGGACCGCCGTTGCGTACGGCCTCCATGCAGTGCCCTGGGCCGACACCAGCCCCGGTTCACACGTGGAGCGTGCCGCCAAGATGATCGTGTGGTCGCAGGTCGACGCCGGCCACACGTGCCCGATCTCCATGACCTACTCCGTCGTGCCGCCACTCCGTCAGACACCCGACCTGGCAGCCGAATGGGAGCCCAAGCTCGCGACGCGCGAGTACGACCCCGAACCGGCGCCCCTCGCCGACAAGGCGGGGGTCACCTGCGGCATGGCGATGACCGAGAAGCAGGGTGGCTCCGACCTGCGCTCCAACACGACCCGCGCCGAACCCTGTGGCGACGGCTCGTTCGCTCTCACCGGGCACAAGTGGTTCTGCTCCGCGCCGATGTCTGATGCGTTCCTGGTGCTGGCGCAGGCACCCGGTGGCCTGTCGTGCTTCCTCCTCCCGCGTGTGCTTCCCGACGGCGAATCGAACGTGTTCCGCATCCAACGCCTCAAGGACAAGCTCGGCGACCGGTCGAACGCATCGAGCGAGGTGGAGTTCGACCGGTCAGTGGCGTGGCCCGTCGGAGAGGAGGGTCGCGGCATCGCCACGATCATCGAGATGGTCAACCGCACGCGACTCGACTGCAGCCTGGGCTCCGCGGCCATCATGCGTCACGGCACCACCCGGGCGATCCACCACGCACGGCACCGCGAGGCGTTCGGCGCTCTTCTCGCCGATCAACCACTCATGTCGGAGGTGCTCGCCGACCTCGCTCTCGAGTCGGAGGCGGCCACCGCGGCCGCCCTCCGCCTCGCCGGTGCCTACGACCGCGGCGGCATCAGCACCGACACTGACGGCGGGGACGACCGTGAGCTCGTCCTGGCCCGTGTCGCGACGCCGGTCGTGAAGTACTGGGTCTGCAAGCGCGCTCCGTCGCATGCCGCCGAGGCCCTCGAGTGTCTCGGCGGCAACGGCTACGTGGAGGAGTCGGGGATGCCCCGTAGCTACCGCCAGAGCCCCGTCAACGGTGTGTGGGAGGGCTCGGGCAACGTCATGTGCCTCGACGTGCTCCGAGCCATCCGCCGCTCGCCCGACAGCGTGGAGGTGTTCCGCAAGGAGCTCGAGGCTGCCGCCGGCACGGACGAGCACTACGACGAGGCGATCGCCACGGCTTCCGACGGTTTCGACGCCGTCGCCGACGGCACGCTTCCCGAGAGTTCGGCGCGACGCCTCGTCGAACAGCTGGCGGTCTGTTTCCAGGCGTCGTTGCTGATCCGCCACGCCCCCGCGTTCGTGTCGGACGCCTTCTGCGCCAGCCGCCTCGGTGGGGGTGGCGTTGCTTTCGGCACCCTTCCCGCAGGTGTCGACTCTGCGGCCATCGTCGACCGCGCGTCGCCCTCCGGGACGTTCGGCGACTGA
- a CDS encoding patatin-like phospholipase family protein: MTRAFVLTGGASEGAVQVGMLQALCDAGVEPDLVLGASVGAINGGVIAGRPGREGVEQLEGIWRGIRRSDVFPLTPVTGFLGFIGRRSHFIGNQALQRLISRNMAHDRLEDFPTRFVALATDLATGREVPLSAGPTVPALTASAAIPGIFPPVTVAGRALVDGSVANNSPVSHAVAMGADEVYVLPAGQVCERQDPPDSAIGSMLQALTLMLAQRLAIAIERFEQVVRLKVVPPPCPLDIPAIDFSQTNELIDRARETAREWLTTEPPRSGQAELAAPVKERPDDNAPQPPI; encoded by the coding sequence GTGACACGCGCTTTCGTCCTCACCGGAGGCGCCAGTGAGGGCGCGGTCCAGGTGGGCATGCTCCAGGCGCTGTGCGACGCCGGCGTCGAACCGGACCTGGTTCTCGGCGCGTCGGTGGGAGCGATCAACGGTGGAGTCATCGCCGGGCGACCCGGTCGGGAGGGCGTGGAGCAGTTGGAGGGCATCTGGCGCGGGATCAGGCGATCCGACGTGTTCCCCCTGACCCCGGTCACCGGCTTCCTCGGCTTCATCGGGCGACGGTCGCACTTCATCGGCAATCAGGCCCTTCAGCGTCTCATCAGCCGCAACATGGCCCACGACCGCCTGGAGGACTTCCCGACACGGTTCGTCGCGCTGGCGACCGACCTGGCCACAGGCCGCGAGGTCCCGCTGAGCGCGGGGCCCACGGTGCCCGCGCTCACGGCCAGCGCGGCGATCCCGGGGATCTTCCCCCCGGTCACCGTCGCCGGGCGCGCACTCGTCGACGGCAGCGTGGCCAACAACTCGCCGGTCTCGCACGCCGTCGCGATGGGCGCCGACGAGGTCTACGTCCTTCCCGCCGGACAGGTGTGCGAGCGTCAGGACCCACCCGACAGCGCCATCGGGTCGATGCTCCAGGCGCTCACACTGATGCTGGCCCAGCGCCTGGCCATTGCCATCGAGCGGTTCGAGCAGGTCGTGCGACTCAAGGTCGTCCCGCCCCCGTGCCCGCTCGACATCCCTGCGATCGACTTCTCGCAGACCAACGAGTTGATCGACCGGGCACGGGAGACCGCCCGGGAGTGGCTCACGACGGAGCCGCCGCGCAGCGGGCAGGCGGAGCTGGCGGCCCCCGTGAAGGAGCGGCCTGACGACAACGCCCCTCAGCCGCCGATCTGA
- the msrA gene encoding peptide-methionine (S)-S-oxide reductase MsrA — MDTAGKTAENLDRAYFAAGCFWGVEMAFRHLPGVVSTRVGYQGGDTERPTYEAVCSGATGHAEAVEVVYDPSVVGYETLLDTFWDNHDPTQVNRQGPDVGTQYRSVIFARCDEQETAARASKEALEASGRFPVAIATEIVRAPDFWEAEDYHQQYFEKHGIRH; from the coding sequence ATGGACACCGCCGGGAAAACCGCCGAGAACCTCGATCGTGCCTACTTCGCCGCCGGGTGCTTCTGGGGAGTCGAGATGGCGTTCCGCCACCTGCCGGGTGTCGTCTCGACACGTGTCGGCTACCAGGGTGGCGACACGGAGCGGCCCACCTACGAGGCCGTCTGCTCGGGGGCGACAGGCCACGCCGAGGCCGTGGAGGTCGTCTACGACCCTTCGGTCGTCGGCTACGAGACCCTGCTCGACACGTTCTGGGACAACCACGACCCCACACAGGTGAACCGGCAGGGGCCCGACGTGGGCACCCAGTACCGGTCGGTGATCTTCGCCCGGTGCGACGAGCAGGAGACCGCCGCGCGGGCGTCGAAGGAGGCGCTGGAGGCGTCGGGCAGGTTCCCCGTGGCCATCGCCACCGAGATCGTGCGCGCCCCCGACTTCTGGGAAGCCGAGGACTACCACCAGCAGTACTTCGAGAAGCACGGCATCCGTCACTGA
- a CDS encoding PIN domain-containing protein — translation MAFVLLDSTVLIDLLRGRAGALGRLHDLRSAHDIPATSVVNIEEIVRGLHRREEDVSRGLLTGLRLAPLGRTEGERAGRWRREFARRGTTLSQADCLIAAAAVGIGARLATANLKDFPMRELSLEHWPVGE, via the coding sequence ATGGCCTTCGTCCTGCTCGACTCCACCGTGCTCATCGATCTTCTGCGCGGTCGTGCCGGCGCGCTGGGTCGGCTTCACGACCTGCGATCCGCCCACGACATCCCGGCAACGTCGGTCGTCAACATCGAGGAGATAGTCCGGGGCCTCCACCGCCGGGAGGAAGATGTGAGTCGAGGCCTGCTGACGGGTCTACGACTGGCACCACTCGGACGAACCGAGGGAGAACGCGCCGGTCGGTGGCGTCGGGAGTTCGCACGCAGGGGTACCACGCTGTCCCAGGCCGACTGCCTCATCGCCGCTGCCGCCGTCGGGATCGGCGCGCGTCTGGCAACGGCCAACTTGAAGGACTTCCCGATGCGGGAGCTCTCGCTCGAACACTGGCCCGTCGGCGAGTAG